Part of the Syntrophales bacterium genome is shown below.
GGAAGCCGTCCATGACCGCACTATGCCTGATGGAAAATGTTACAAAGACCTTCAGCCTCGGCGAAAACGTATCCGTCGAGGTGCTGAAGGGAATCGACCTGGCGGTTGACGAAGGGGAATTCATCGCCATCATGGGCACGTCGGGCTCGGGGAAATCCACGCTGATGAACCTGATCGGCTGCCTCGACGTCCCAACTTCCGGGCGCTATCTGCTAGCAGGGAGGGAGGTGCTGGGACTGCAGGACGACGATCTTTCCGAACTTCGCAACACCCATATCGGCTTTGTTTTTCAGAGCTTCTATCTTCTCCCCTATGCGACCGTTCTGGAAAATGTGCTGCTGCCGACGCTTTACAGGGAAAAAGGGGGGGGACACGTCGAGAAGCGCGCCGTTGAACTTCTCCACCTGGTCGGCCTCGAAAAGCGGATGAACTTCCGTCCGAACCGGCTCTCCGGGGGGGAACAGCAGCGGGTAGCCCTCTGTAGGGCATTGATGAACGACCCGGAGATGATCCTTGCCGACGAGCCGACCGGTCAATTGGACAGCAAAACCGCCTCGGAAATCATGAACCTGCTTGCCGAAATGAACAAAAAAGGCAAAACCGTAATCCTCGTGACCCACGACGCGGCGATTGCCGCCAACGCCCAGCGGATCATCCGGATAAAAGACGGTGTCATCATCGATGAGTAGAATCATCAACATCCTCTCCCAGTCGCTTGCCGCGGTCATTGCCCTGAAACTGCGGAGTTTTTTCTGCATCCTCAGCATCGCCATCGGCATTTCGGCAATCACGATCATTGTCGCCACAACCGAGGGCGCCTTTCAAAAAGCCTACGATATTGTGGATGTCTTCGGCCCCGACGCCGTTTTGATTGTCGGCGGCTCGGAGGAGTCGCGGGCGATTACCCGGCGCGTAAAAACTCTGACGATAGCGGACGCAGACGCGATCCGCGCCTCGTTCGGCACCGCCTACCTCGTTGCCCCGATGAACACTCTCCGCGATGTAACCGTCTCCTACCTGGGAAACCGCTACGCGTCCCAGGTTGTCGGCTCAACAAGCGATTACAGCGTCGCCTGGAGCTGGCCGGTCGTGGAGGGGTCGGATTTCACCGAAGAAGACCTCAAACGTTCCGCAAACGTTGCCTTGATCGGCAGCGAAACCATGCATGAGCTTTTCGGCGATGAAAACCCTGTCGGCAAGTTTATCCAGGTAAGAACGATTCCCGTTCAGGTGGTCGGCGTTCTTTTGGAAAGGGGGGCCTCGATGGGAGGCAGCAACCTCGACAATCGGGTGGTGATGCCGATTACAACCGTCATGAAAAAGCTGCAGAACGAGGCAAAATACGTCTCGGTGCTGCGGGTGCGTTTCGAGGATATTGAAAACATCGATCTGCGCATGGAGGAACTCAAGGAATTCCTGCGGATGCGGCACCGCATTCCCGAGCGGGAAGTGGACGACTTTCAGATATTCTCTTCCAAGGACATCATAAAATTTCTCGTCGCCCTGACCGGATCGCTGATCGTCTTTGTGGGCATCGTCGGGATCATCTCGCTTGTCGTCGCAGGCTTTGTCCTGGCAAATCTCTTTCATCTGTCCGTCCGGGAGCGCACTGGGGAGATCGGCATCCGCCGTTCGGTCGGGGCAAAAAAACGGGACATCCTGTACCAGTTTCTCGGCGAGGCGTTGCTTCTAACCACGGCGGGCGGCGCCTGCGGCTTTCTCTTAGGCTTTGCCGGGGCCAAACTGCTCCAGAAACTGGCCGATTTCCCGATCTATTTTTCCTGGAAGGCCTTCGTGATCGGGCTTATCCTCTCGTGGATTGTCGGCATTGCCTTTGGCCTCCAGCCGGCATCCCGCGCGGCCAACCTGAAACCCATCGAAGCGATCCGAGGCTGA
Proteins encoded:
- a CDS encoding ABC transporter permease, coding for MSRIINILSQSLAAVIALKLRSFFCILSIAIGISAITIIVATTEGAFQKAYDIVDVFGPDAVLIVGGSEESRAITRRVKTLTIADADAIRASFGTAYLVAPMNTLRDVTVSYLGNRYASQVVGSTSDYSVAWSWPVVEGSDFTEEDLKRSANVALIGSETMHELFGDENPVGKFIQVRTIPVQVVGVLLERGASMGGSNLDNRVVMPITTVMKKLQNEAKYVSVLRVRFEDIENIDLRMEELKEFLRMRHRIPEREVDDFQIFSSKDIIKFLVALTGSLIVFVGIVGIISLVVAGFVLANLFHLSVRERTGEIGIRRSVGAKKRDILYQFLGEALLLTTAGGACGFLLGFAGAKLLQKLADFPIYFSWKAFVIGLILSWIVGIAFGLQPASRAANLKPIEAIRG
- a CDS encoding ABC transporter ATP-binding protein: MTALCLMENVTKTFSLGENVSVEVLKGIDLAVDEGEFIAIMGTSGSGKSTLMNLIGCLDVPTSGRYLLAGREVLGLQDDDLSELRNTHIGFVFQSFYLLPYATVLENVLLPTLYREKGGGHVEKRAVELLHLVGLEKRMNFRPNRLSGGEQQRVALCRALMNDPEMILADEPTGQLDSKTASEIMNLLAEMNKKGKTVILVTHDAAIAANAQRIIRIKDGVIIDE